One Gloeothece verrucosa PCC 7822 DNA window includes the following coding sequences:
- a CDS encoding type II toxin-antitoxin system HicB family antitoxin, with protein sequence MKSLYSILIQTSEEEHKYIVSLPELGAYARTQGDSYQETLKNAQEVLELLIEDDQARKTSLNKPLVININKKKN encoded by the coding sequence ATGAAATCTTTATATAGTATTTTAATTCAAACGTCGGAAGAAGAACACAAATATATTGTCAGTTTACCCGAATTAGGTGCTTATGCTCGTACTCAGGGAGACAGTTATCAGGAAACTTTAAAAAATGCTCAAGAAGTTTTAGAGCTATTAATAGAAGATGATCAAGCAAGAAAAACATCTCTGAATAAGCCGCTTGTTATTAACATAAATAAGAAAAAAAATTAG
- a CDS encoding alpha-hydroxy acid oxidase, with protein MTQPINVFEYETLAKNQLSEMAWGYYSTGALDQITLGDNRAAYERYRLRPRMLVDVSQRDLSVSILGQSLSRPILIAPMAFQCLAHPEGEIATARAATEAGMMMVLSTLSTQSLEEVAATGCPRWFQLYVHKDRGLTKALVQRAESMGYQALCVTVDAPFIGRREADVRNEFTLPKGLKLANLLTMADVTLPDVPDDSGLFAYFKEQIDPSLTWKDLEWLQSMTKLPVVVKGILRADDALLAVQHGVKGIIVSNHGGRQLDGAIASLDALQDITDAVGEQVEVLMDGGIRRGTDILKALALGAKAVLVGRPILWGLAVGGQAGVSHVLQLLTEELELAMALSGCPRIGDIDSSLVEPRTIANL; from the coding sequence ATGACTCAACCGATTAACGTATTTGAGTATGAAACTTTAGCTAAAAATCAACTTTCTGAGATGGCTTGGGGATATTACAGTACCGGAGCATTAGATCAGATCACCTTGGGAGATAATCGTGCCGCTTATGAACGTTATCGACTACGCCCACGAATGTTAGTAGATGTCAGTCAGCGAGATTTGTCTGTCTCAATTCTAGGTCAATCTTTATCTAGACCCATTTTAATTGCCCCAATGGCCTTTCAATGTTTGGCCCATCCTGAAGGGGAGATAGCTACCGCCCGCGCCGCCACTGAAGCGGGAATGATGATGGTGTTAAGTACCTTGTCTACCCAAAGTCTAGAAGAAGTGGCCGCTACAGGTTGCCCTAGGTGGTTTCAATTGTATGTCCACAAGGATAGAGGACTAACAAAAGCCCTGGTTCAACGGGCTGAATCTATGGGCTACCAGGCTTTATGTGTTACGGTAGATGCTCCCTTCATTGGACGTAGAGAAGCCGATGTTAGAAATGAGTTTACTTTGCCAAAAGGGTTAAAATTGGCGAATTTGCTGACAATGGCTGATGTAACCCTTCCGGATGTGCCAGATGATTCTGGGTTATTTGCTTATTTTAAAGAACAAATTGACCCTAGTTTAACCTGGAAAGATCTCGAGTGGTTACAATCAATGACTAAGCTTCCCGTAGTGGTTAAAGGGATTTTAAGGGCAGATGATGCGCTTTTAGCGGTTCAACATGGGGTTAAAGGCATTATTGTTTCCAATCATGGAGGAAGACAGTTAGACGGGGCGATCGCTTCTTTGGATGCCTTACAAGATATCACCGATGCTGTGGGGGAACAAGTTGAGGTGTTGATGGATGGGGGAATTCGTCGAGGAACAGATATACTAAAAGCCTTGGCACTCGGGGCTAAAGCGGTTTTAGTGGGTCGTCCCATTTTATGGGGGTTGGCAGTGGGAGGACAAGCCGGCGTGAGTCATGTTTTACAATTGCTCACCGAAGAATTAGAGTTAGCGATGGCCTTGAGTGGGTGTCCTCGGATTGGGGATATTGATTCAAGTTTAGTCGAACCTAGAACAATTGCCAATCTTTAG
- a CDS encoding DUF2237 family protein, producing MTDARNVLGEPLELCCNDPLTGYYRDGFCRTGGQDFGSHVICAVVTAEFLEFSKARGNDLITPRPDYRFPGLKPGDRWCLCASRWKEAFDAGVAPPVVLSSTHARALEVVSLSELKQHAF from the coding sequence ATGACAGACGCAAGAAACGTACTCGGGGAACCTCTAGAACTCTGCTGTAATGATCCTTTGACAGGATACTATCGAGATGGGTTTTGCCGCACCGGTGGGCAAGATTTTGGTTCTCACGTTATTTGTGCGGTAGTAACCGCAGAATTTTTAGAATTTTCTAAAGCTAGAGGCAATGATTTGATCACTCCTCGGCCAGATTATCGTTTTCCGGGTTTAAAACCGGGTGATCGTTGGTGTTTATGCGCGTCTCGTTGGAAAGAGGCTTTTGATGCGGGTGTTGCTCCTCCTGTCGTCCTCTCATCAACTCATGCTCGCGCTCTTGAGGTGGTTTCTCTGAGTGAGTTAAAACAACACGCTTTTTAA
- the thiO gene encoding glycine oxidase ThiO, whose amino-acid sequence MNLKSEILIIGGGIIGLAIAVDLKLRGASVSLLCRDFQQAASHAAAGMLAPHAEQLPTGAMLDLCLKSRWLYPEWVRKLEDLTGLNVGYVPCGIIAPVFEQPPSQPSENWLDKAAIAYYQPGLGGEVVGGWWYPEDGQVDNRLVMKALYEAAKSLGVNLLEGVTVHAIGQKQGKVTSVFTSMGELEAQTYVLASGSWASQLLPLPVHPVKGQMLSLRMPKEADQPLPLQRVLYGPQTYLVPRQDGRLIIGATTEAVNWTAGNTPQGVKTLLDRAIRLYPAIENWPIEELWWGFRPGTPDELPILGKGLCDNLVLATGHYRNGILLAPVSASLIADLILQQKSDPLLSHFSYDRFSAKPPARTMNANPPQPLQYASVNGSSPYPQLPETSSKEDHLVIAGRKFSSRLMTGTGKYPSIEAMQKSILGSGCEIVTVAVRRVQTKAPGHEGLAEAINWGKIWMLPNTAGCKTAEEAIRVARLGREMAKLLGQEDNNFIKLEVIPDAKYLLPDPIGTLQAAEQLVKEGFAVLPYINADPLLAKRLEEVGCATVMPLGSPIGSGQGIKNAANIAIIIEQSGIPVVVDAGIGTPSEAALAMEMGADALLINSAIALSQNPPQMAKAMGLAAQAGRLAYLAGRMPLKSYASASSPLTGTVS is encoded by the coding sequence ATGAACTTAAAAAGTGAAATTCTAATTATCGGTGGTGGCATTATCGGGTTGGCGATCGCGGTTGACCTAAAACTTCGGGGTGCATCTGTAAGTCTCCTCTGTCGAGACTTTCAACAAGCCGCTAGTCACGCCGCCGCCGGAATGTTGGCCCCCCATGCAGAACAACTTCCCACAGGAGCGATGTTAGACTTATGTCTCAAGTCGCGTTGGTTATATCCAGAGTGGGTACGCAAATTAGAAGACCTCACCGGTTTAAATGTCGGTTATGTTCCCTGTGGGATCATTGCCCCGGTTTTTGAACAACCACCGTCTCAACCGTCGGAAAACTGGTTAGATAAAGCCGCTATTGCTTATTATCAACCGGGACTCGGTGGTGAGGTAGTTGGGGGTTGGTGGTATCCAGAAGATGGACAAGTGGACAACCGTCTGGTGATGAAAGCGCTGTATGAGGCGGCTAAAAGTTTAGGGGTGAATTTACTTGAAGGGGTAACCGTTCACGCTATCGGACAAAAACAAGGTAAGGTAACCAGTGTTTTTACCTCGATGGGAGAATTAGAAGCCCAAACTTATGTATTAGCGAGTGGTTCTTGGGCAAGTCAGTTATTACCTCTGCCGGTTCATCCGGTCAAAGGGCAAATGTTATCTTTAAGAATGCCCAAGGAAGCGGATCAACCTTTGCCGCTACAACGGGTATTATATGGACCTCAGACTTATTTAGTGCCGAGACAAGATGGACGCTTAATTATTGGGGCGACTACAGAAGCCGTAAATTGGACTGCGGGAAATACGCCTCAAGGGGTTAAAACGCTTTTAGATCGGGCTATTCGTCTTTATCCGGCTATCGAAAATTGGCCCATAGAAGAATTATGGTGGGGTTTTCGTCCGGGAACTCCTGATGAGTTACCCATTTTAGGAAAGGGTCTTTGTGATAATTTAGTCTTGGCGACGGGACATTATCGTAATGGGATCTTGTTGGCCCCGGTGAGTGCTTCTTTGATCGCGGATCTGATCTTGCAGCAAAAGTCTGATCCTCTCTTATCTCATTTTAGTTATGATCGCTTCAGTGCTAAACCCCCTGCTAGAACTATGAATGCTAACCCTCCTCAGCCGCTACAATACGCCTCTGTTAATGGTTCTTCCCCCTATCCCCAACTGCCGGAAACCAGTTCAAAAGAGGATCACTTAGTTATTGCCGGGCGCAAATTTTCGTCCCGGTTGATGACGGGTACCGGTAAATATCCCTCCATCGAAGCGATGCAAAAAAGTATCCTCGGTAGTGGTTGTGAAATTGTGACGGTTGCAGTTAGACGGGTACAAACTAAAGCCCCTGGCCATGAGGGACTTGCAGAAGCGATCAATTGGGGTAAAATTTGGATGTTGCCCAATACTGCCGGCTGTAAAACCGCAGAGGAGGCTATCCGGGTGGCACGCTTGGGGCGAGAAATGGCGAAGTTATTAGGACAAGAGGATAATAATTTTATTAAGCTGGAAGTGATTCCGGATGCTAAGTATTTATTACCTGATCCCATCGGCACCCTACAAGCGGCTGAACAGTTGGTTAAAGAGGGGTTTGCTGTCTTACCTTATATTAATGCTGATCCGCTTTTGGCTAAACGTTTGGAAGAGGTAGGGTGTGCTACGGTGATGCCGCTAGGTTCGCCTATTGGTTCGGGACAAGGGATTAAAAATGCGGCTAATATCGCTATTATTATTGAACAGTCTGGTATTCCTGTGGTGGTGGATGCAGGGATCGGTACGCCTTCAGAAGCGGCTTTAGCGATGGAAATGGGGGCTGATGCGTTGTTAATTAATAGTGCGATCGCTCTTTCTCAAAACCCCCCACAGATGGCGAAAGCGATGGGTTTGGCGGCACAAGCCGGAAGACTTGCTTATCTGGCTGGTAGAATGCCTTTGAAGTCTTATGCTAGTGCGAGTTCGCCGCTTACCGGTACGGTGAGTTAA
- a CDS encoding phosphotransferase — MKLMLNPIFQKAKEQACLATKATEVFPVVCSLLAPEALINLLICHYNIDIPRNCHFWRRGLSDVYVVETLSKLYILRISHHHWRSKTEIDFELELLDYLYHGHIPVAAPIKTRQGHLSVEINAPEGKRYAALFPYAPGEIALGDFNATQSHLLGQTVAKLHQKARGFRPLAYRQALTPEYLLDHSLVSIAPFLHDRVQDLKYLLTVIAEIKQQLEPLPTYSPYWGICWGDPHSGNVHFTKDNLMTLFDFDQCGYGWRVFDIAKFLQVSLQTGLSRKVRDEFIDGYQTVEKLASVELDCLQALTQAAYIWSWAISLNSSKQYEYSRLDHYYFSQRLQRLKHLQSKDWQLF, encoded by the coding sequence ATGAAACTAATGCTCAATCCAATTTTCCAAAAAGCCAAAGAACAAGCTTGCCTGGCGACAAAGGCGACAGAAGTATTTCCGGTAGTTTGTTCTCTTCTTGCGCCTGAAGCCTTAATAAATCTTCTCATTTGTCATTATAACATCGACATCCCTAGAAATTGTCATTTTTGGCGGCGGGGGCTGAGTGATGTTTATGTAGTGGAAACCTTATCAAAATTATATATATTAAGAATCTCTCATCATCATTGGCGTTCTAAAACCGAGATAGATTTTGAATTAGAATTGCTGGATTATTTATATCATGGTCATATTCCTGTAGCCGCCCCCATCAAAACCCGACAAGGACACTTATCAGTAGAAATTAATGCCCCAGAAGGAAAGCGTTATGCCGCTTTATTTCCCTATGCCCCCGGAGAAATAGCTTTAGGAGATTTTAACGCCACTCAGAGTCATCTGTTGGGGCAAACAGTAGCCAAACTCCATCAAAAGGCGCGGGGATTTCGTCCTCTGGCATACCGTCAAGCCCTTACGCCAGAATATTTATTAGACCACTCTTTAGTCAGCATTGCGCCTTTTTTACATGATCGAGTCCAAGACCTAAAATATTTGCTCACCGTTATTGCTGAGATTAAACAACAGTTGGAACCCTTACCCACTTACTCACCTTATTGGGGGATTTGTTGGGGTGATCCCCATAGCGGCAATGTTCACTTTACCAAAGATAATCTGATGACCCTTTTTGACTTTGATCAATGTGGTTATGGATGGCGCGTATTTGACATCGCTAAATTTTTACAAGTCTCGCTACAAACCGGCTTGAGTCGCAAGGTGAGAGATGAGTTTATTGATGGGTATCAAACGGTTGAGAAACTGGCATCCGTAGAACTAGATTGTTTGCAGGCATTAACTCAAGCCGCTTATATTTGGTCATGGGCAATTAGTTTGAATAGTTCCAAGCAATATGAATATAGCCGCTTAGATCATTATTACTTTAGCCAACGCTTACAAAGGTTAAAGCACTTACAGTCTAAAGATTGGCAATTGTTCTAG
- a CDS encoding AAA family ATPase yields the protein MLEEIDIENFRCFEDTKISGFERVNLIGGKNNSGKTALLEALYLFHAPLPTGILFLMRLRKEFLSFSKAFPERTWNKFSFRRCS from the coding sequence ATGTTAGAAGAAATTGATATCGAGAATTTTAGATGTTTTGAAGATACTAAAATTTCGGGTTTTGAAAGGGTTAATTTAATTGGCGGTAAGAATAATTCAGGGAAAACGGCTTTGTTAGAAGCTTTGTATTTGTTTCATGCGCCTCTGCCTACAGGGATTTTGTTTCTGATGCGGCTTAGAAAGGAGTTTTTAAGCTTTAGTAAAGCTTTTCCTGAGAGAACTTGGAATAAATTCTCTTTTCGGAGATGCTCTTAA
- a CDS encoding AAA family ATPase has protein sequence MINLIDVKNGILLIDEIENGIHYLNQREFWLHLFKLAKALDVQIFATTHSLEMIKAFADVGLKEYPEEAAYIELARHPKTHQIIGIKRDMETLDYALEHEKGVGLRGE, from the coding sequence GTGATCAACTTAATTGACGTTAAAAATGGAATTCTTTTAATCGATGAAATAGAAAACGGCATACATTACCTAAATCAACGAGAATTTTGGTTACACTTATTCAAACTAGCTAAAGCCTTAGACGTTCAAATTTTTGCCACAACTCACAGCTTAGAAATGATCAAAGCTTTTGCCGATGTGGGTTTAAAAGAATACCCAGAAGAAGCCGCTTATATCGAACTGGCAAGGCATCCAAAAACCCATCAAATTATCGGTATTAAGCGAGATATGGAAACCTTAGATTATGCCCTTGAACATGAAAAAGGAGTCGGGTTAAGAGGTGAGTAA
- a CDS encoding serine O-acetyltransferase, whose translation MKQFFREIFFYLNIIRLSPLLIPFWLTTEKHLIKADVLAWEKALGLLERSFFLQLLFLLQTPKEFRNLYYFRLFKGNFSGRFLSYILKVIYQECPYFFLDNSCNIGAGLFIQHGFSTIIMADIGENCWINQQVTIGYKDKSGRPKIGNNVRITAGAKVIGAIEIGDNVTVGANAVVVKNVPSNCVVVGVPAYIIKKDGVQVKQDL comes from the coding sequence ATGAAACAGTTTTTCCGAGAAATTTTCTTTTATTTAAACATTATTCGTTTATCTCCTTTATTAATTCCTTTTTGGCTGACCACTGAAAAACACCTAATTAAGGCGGATGTTCTAGCGTGGGAAAAGGCTTTAGGGCTTCTTGAACGTTCTTTTTTTCTCCAATTACTTTTTTTACTTCAAACCCCTAAAGAATTTAGAAATCTCTATTATTTTAGATTATTTAAAGGCAACTTTTCGGGTCGATTTTTATCTTATATTTTGAAAGTTATTTATCAAGAATGCCCCTACTTTTTTTTGGATAATTCATGTAATATTGGGGCGGGGTTATTTATCCAACATGGCTTTAGTACAATCATTATGGCGGATATAGGCGAAAATTGTTGGATCAATCAACAGGTGACCATCGGTTATAAAGATAAAAGTGGTCGTCCGAAAATTGGCAATAATGTCAGGATTACGGCTGGAGCTAAAGTGATTGGAGCCATTGAAATCGGCGATAATGTTACCGTTGGGGCTAATGCTGTAGTAGTGAAAAATGTCCCGAGTAATTGCGTTGTGGTGGGAGTTCCAGCTTATATCATCAAAAAAGACGGCGTTCAGGTGAAGCAAGATTTATAA
- a CDS encoding DUF4079 domain-containing protein: MNLPSFLWLWKIAAWSMGLSLTAYTILGISGFWMYNRRINKQPRPQWLRPLHYLIGGIMVFLVLLLLSIGIIGTLGHYGSLGHSPHLVAGLLVVVLVLISAISAAQISPKRPWARSLHVSTNVILLLGFLLVTGSGWSVVQKYLP; this comes from the coding sequence TTGAACTTACCGTCTTTTCTTTGGTTGTGGAAAATAGCCGCTTGGTCAATGGGGTTATCTCTAACCGCTTATACGATCTTAGGGATTTCTGGGTTCTGGATGTATAACCGACGCATCAATAAACAACCTCGCCCTCAATGGTTAAGGCCTCTCCATTACCTCATTGGCGGTATTATGGTTTTTCTGGTGCTGCTACTCCTCTCTATTGGTATTATTGGAACTCTGGGTCATTATGGCAGTTTGGGTCATTCTCCTCATCTGGTTGCCGGGTTATTAGTGGTGGTATTGGTCTTGATATCGGCTATCAGTGCGGCTCAAATTAGCCCTAAACGACCTTGGGCCCGGTCTCTTCATGTTTCTACTAATGTTATTCTTCTGCTGGGTTTTCTGTTGGTTACTGGTAGCGGCTGGTCTGTAGTACAAAAATATTTACCTTAA
- a CDS encoding AAA family ATPase: MDSIRIKNLRLLEDTGPIDIKPITLLLGANSSGKSTFLRAFPLMRQSVEAKTTSPILWYGQFVDFGSFDEAINNLEPANQEKEISFAYHFQFSNFLMRNEYINYYKYFLFHFSKNLSLKQESFRKSPIDKLEISLEIKLARVHEQYSNFLKEVLLKFSDHLIKLEINEQGKLIKFKVNQSEFSEEMKDVKFLPQKGLIPLFIEPIPQEEKNDLLHSIISLGYQLRKGSYSSRLIKLLKTEITNLVHYQIKNNEERIITIIGSLLGIGIESSNTILNLVQNNKNGGNIWNNKTRVWSIESPDFQKLRDILVADSALLILSMADKYLSNFACNISYIAPVRATAERYYRFQDLAVGEVDSQGKNLAMFIKSLNNKEQKSFEEWTQKYFGFSIGVDQSEGHVSLKLKEKNCQQKRNLADTGFGFSQVLPILTQLWWLSRGKGQVNKDYPITFAIEQPELHLHPGLQALLADSFIATIKIAKEQGFDLRLVIETHSETLVKRFSPHIANKNFDHNDINLVIFERENSETPAKVRIAKYTQAGLFDNWPLGFFLPDPI, encoded by the coding sequence ATGGATTCTATACGTATTAAAAATTTGCGGCTTTTAGAGGATACAGGCCCTATTGATATAAAACCTATTACTTTGCTTTTGGGGGCTAATAGTTCAGGGAAAAGTACATTTTTAAGAGCATTTCCTTTAATGAGGCAAAGTGTTGAAGCTAAAACTACTTCACCTATTTTGTGGTATGGGCAATTTGTTGATTTTGGGAGTTTTGATGAAGCTATTAATAATTTAGAGCCGGCTAATCAAGAAAAAGAAATTTCATTCGCTTATCATTTCCAATTTTCAAATTTTTTAATGAGGAATGAATATATAAATTACTATAAATATTTTTTGTTTCATTTTTCTAAAAATTTATCTTTAAAACAAGAATCCTTTAGGAAATCACCAATAGATAAACTAGAAATATCCCTTGAAATTAAATTAGCAAGAGTGCATGAACAATATAGTAATTTTCTCAAAGAAGTTTTATTAAAATTCTCTGATCATCTAATTAAATTAGAAATTAATGAACAAGGCAAACTTATCAAATTTAAAGTCAATCAAAGTGAGTTCTCGGAAGAAATGAAAGATGTCAAATTTTTGCCTCAAAAAGGATTGATTCCTCTTTTTATTGAGCCAATACCTCAAGAAGAAAAAAATGATTTATTACATTCTATTATTAGCTTGGGATATCAACTTAGAAAAGGCTCTTATTCTTCTAGATTAATTAAGCTGTTAAAGACAGAAATCACAAATTTAGTACATTATCAAATAAAAAATAATGAAGAAAGAATTATTACAATAATTGGTTCATTACTTGGTATTGGTATTGAAAGTTCAAACACCATTTTGAATTTAGTACAAAACAATAAAAATGGAGGCAATATTTGGAATAATAAAACTCGGGTTTGGTCTATTGAAAGTCCAGATTTTCAAAAACTTAGAGATATTTTAGTAGCAGATTCTGCTTTATTAATTTTATCAATGGCTGATAAATATCTGTCTAATTTTGCTTGTAATATTAGTTATATAGCACCAGTAAGAGCCACAGCAGAACGTTACTATCGCTTTCAAGATTTAGCGGTAGGGGAAGTAGACTCTCAGGGAAAAAATTTAGCAATGTTTATTAAAAGCTTAAATAATAAAGAGCAAAAAAGCTTTGAGGAATGGACACAAAAATATTTTGGCTTTTCTATCGGTGTTGATCAATCTGAAGGTCATGTATCTTTAAAGTTAAAAGAAAAAAATTGTCAACAAAAACGGAATTTAGCTGATACAGGATTTGGATTTTCCCAAGTTCTCCCAATATTAACTCAATTATGGTGGTTAAGTAGAGGTAAAGGTCAAGTCAATAAAGATTATCCGATCACATTTGCTATTGAACAACCAGAATTACATCTGCATCCAGGACTACAAGCACTTTTAGCAGATTCATTTATAGCAACTATCAAGATAGCAAAAGAGCAAGGATTTGATCTTAGATTAGTGATAGAAACCCACAGTGAAACTTTAGTAAAAAGATTTAGTCCCCATATTGCTAATAAAAATTTTGATCACAATGATATTAACCTAGTTATCTTTGAAAGAGAAAATTCTGAAACCCCTGCTAAAGTCAGAATAGCAAAATACACTCAAGCAGGACTTTTTGATAACTGGCCTCTAGGTTTCTTTTTACCTGATCCAATCTAA
- the trmFO gene encoding FADH(2)-oxidizing methylenetetrahydrofolate--tRNA-(uracil(54)-C(5))-methyltransferase TrmFO: MTKTVQVIGGGLAGTEAAWQIAQAGVPVILWEMRPVRTSPAHHSAELAELVCSNSFGAMASDRAAGLLHEELRRLGSVIIGTADQHSVPAGGALAVDRGVFSRQLSETLASHPLIELRRAEVTEIPREGVVVLTTGPLTSPALTEDLQRFTGMEYFSFFDAASPIIVGESINTEIAFKASRYDKGEAAYLNCPMNREQYLQFWQELSAAEQAELKDFERETAKFFEGCLPIEELARRGEETMRFGPLKPVGLYDPRYGDQRPYAVIQLRQEDKAGQLWNMVGFQTNLKWGEQKRVFRLIPGLEAAEFVRMGVMHRNTFINSPQLLGPSLQFKNRPTLLAAGQLVGTEGYTAAAAGGWLAGTNAARLVLGLEPVTMPVTTMMGALFDFISSASPKHFQPMPPNFGILPEFTTRIKNKRDRYGKYRDRSLEDLDAWRTGLQIRSLVGT; encoded by the coding sequence ATGACTAAAACAGTTCAAGTGATCGGAGGCGGTTTAGCCGGTACAGAAGCGGCTTGGCAAATTGCCCAGGCGGGAGTACCTGTTATTTTATGGGAAATGCGCCCTGTGAGAACCAGTCCGGCTCATCATAGCGCAGAATTAGCCGAATTAGTCTGTAGTAACTCTTTTGGGGCAATGGCATCCGATCGCGCAGCCGGGTTACTGCATGAAGAGTTACGCCGCCTTGGTTCTGTTATCATTGGCACGGCGGATCAACATTCTGTCCCCGCCGGCGGAGCTTTAGCCGTAGATAGAGGCGTATTTAGCCGCCAGTTAAGCGAAACTTTAGCCAGTCATCCTTTAATTGAATTACGACGCGCAGAAGTGACAGAAATTCCCAGAGAGGGAGTAGTAGTTCTCACCACCGGACCCTTAACCAGTCCGGCCTTAACCGAAGACTTACAACGCTTCACCGGCATGGAATATTTTAGCTTTTTTGATGCGGCCAGTCCGATTATAGTCGGAGAATCCATTAATACAGAGATTGCTTTTAAAGCTTCCCGTTATGATAAGGGAGAAGCCGCTTATTTAAACTGTCCCATGAACCGAGAACAATATCTACAGTTTTGGCAAGAATTATCGGCGGCTGAACAAGCAGAATTAAAAGATTTTGAACGAGAAACGGCTAAATTTTTTGAAGGATGTTTGCCTATTGAAGAGTTAGCCAGACGAGGCGAAGAAACCATGCGTTTTGGTCCGCTTAAACCGGTAGGACTTTATGATCCTCGCTACGGAGATCAACGTCCTTATGCAGTGATTCAACTGCGTCAAGAAGATAAAGCCGGCCAATTATGGAATATGGTCGGGTTTCAAACTAATCTAAAATGGGGAGAACAAAAGCGAGTTTTTCGGCTGATTCCTGGCTTAGAAGCGGCTGAGTTTGTGAGAATGGGAGTAATGCACCGCAATACCTTTATTAATTCTCCTCAATTACTCGGTCCCTCTTTACAGTTTAAAAACCGTCCTACCCTGTTAGCAGCCGGTCAATTGGTGGGAACGGAAGGATATACCGCGGCCGCGGCCGGTGGATGGTTGGCCGGAACAAATGCGGCTCGTTTGGTGTTAGGATTAGAGCCGGTGACTATGCCCGTAACAACCATGATGGGGGCCTTGTTTGATTTTATCAGTTCCGCTTCCCCGAAACATTTTCAACCCATGCCGCCGAATTTTGGCATTTTACCGGAGTTTACTACTCGTATTAAGAATAAGCGTGATCGCTATGGAAAGTACCGCGATCGTTCTTTAGAAGACCTTGATGCTTGGCGCACCGGGTTACAAATCCGTTCGCTGGTGGGGACTTAG